The Leptospira montravelensis nucleotide sequence ACATTTCCAACATTTAGAAATGAGTTTGTCTCATTCAAAATCTGTTTATTTACAAGCATTACCTGATCCCTACTTCCAATTACGAAAAAACCGACCTGATTTGCATCTCTTAGAATTTATTCCAGGCGAATTGGATATTCCTTCTGAAGCGTATATCAAAACGATCAAATCTCGAGATAGTTTTGTATTTTATGATGACCAACTCATCAATCATGTAATTAGCGAATATCTAAAAGAGTCTTCGTGGAATCGGGAAGAATGGGAAATACCTGTTCCGGGCAACCATTGGTTACATTATAAAACCATTGTTTATACAAAAAAATGAACATCTTAGTTCTTAAAAAAAAATTTCAAATCTTTAACATATTCTTATTTTTTTTGATTGGATGTTATCATTCAAAACAACCTACAAATCAATATTTAACTCTACTCTCTGGAGTTCCAATGGAACGTCGCATAACAATTGTTGGGGATTCTTTGGGACAATGGTCTGATGGATTCGGGCTAAAAACCAAACTTCCGCAAGGTTATAAAGTAACCGATATCTCGGTGGCTGGATACACAATTGAAGATTGGTTACAAAACAAAAGCCGCTTAAATGAAATTCCTACCGATCTTTGGCTCATTGAATTGGGAACTAATGATGCAATGGTTTATGGAACCAGTGGATTTGAGTCTAGAAACTCGGAGCTCATACAGTTTTTGGAATCTTCACAAATTTCCCAAGTCATACTAACTACAATTCCTTTAACGAATAT carries:
- a CDS encoding SGNH/GDSL hydrolase family protein, whose protein sequence is MERRITIVGDSLGQWSDGFGLKTKLPQGYKVTDISVAGYTIEDWLQNKSRLNEIPTDLWLIELGTNDAMVYGTSGFESRNSELIQFLESSQISQVILTTIPLTNMASIRETIRTNNETIRKLKENRPNLDYVEMESIFESYTGEVPLYPVSDPIHPNQIGYELMGEAYKKKILGI